Proteins encoded in a region of the Mycobacteriales bacterium genome:
- a CDS encoding NAD(P)-binding protein: MTQTLTRTDQWLADFGTALEDGDTERAAGMFGEQSFWRDLIAFSWNIVTVEGPAGVKELLDATLAAAGPTGWHTTEEPSEADGVTEAWIEFETAAGRGKGHLRLRDGKAFTLLTTLYELKGHEEPAFGRRPKGAEHGANRDRRSWLEQREREAAELGHTTQPYTLIVGGGQGGIALGARLRQLGVPTIVVDKRGRPGDQWRSRYKSLCLHDPVWYDHLPYIKFP, encoded by the coding sequence ATGACCCAGACGCTGACCAGGACCGACCAGTGGCTCGCCGATTTCGGGACCGCGCTCGAGGACGGGGACACGGAGCGTGCGGCCGGGATGTTCGGCGAGCAGAGCTTCTGGCGGGACCTCATCGCGTTCAGCTGGAACATCGTCACGGTCGAGGGCCCGGCCGGGGTGAAGGAGCTGCTGGACGCGACGCTGGCGGCGGCCGGCCCGACCGGTTGGCATACGACCGAGGAGCCGTCCGAGGCCGACGGCGTCACCGAGGCCTGGATCGAGTTCGAGACCGCGGCCGGCCGGGGCAAGGGCCACCTGCGGCTGCGCGACGGCAAGGCCTTCACCCTCCTCACCACCCTGTACGAGCTGAAGGGTCACGAGGAGCCCGCCTTCGGCCGCCGCCCCAAGGGCGCCGAGCACGGCGCCAACCGGGACCGCCGGAGTTGGCTGGAGCAGCGCGAGCGGGAGGCGGCCGAGCTCGGCCACACCACCCAGCCGTACACGCTGATCGTCGGCGGCGGGCAGGGCGGCATCGCGCTCGGCGCGCGGCTGCGGCAGCTCGGCGTGCCCACGATCGTGGTCGACAAGCGGGGCCGGCCCGGCGACCAGTGGCGCAGCCGCTACAAGAGCCTCTGCCTGCACGACCCGGTCTGGTACGACCACCTGCCCTACATCAAGTTCCCGGA
- the lon gene encoding endopeptidase La: protein MANLTLPVLPLTDGVLLPGMVVPVELDSEAQAAVDAARTAGSAVGGIRSEARVLVVPRLDGKYAAIGTVAILDQVGRLPTGEPGALLRGTTRARVGHGVTGAGAALWVEATPVEAAPVTEKARELATEYKTVVEAILQARGAWQLIDSVRNISDPGQLADTSGYAPYLDLEQKARILETTDVEERLTLLLEWSRAHLAEAEVTAKIRDDVRESMDKTQREFLLRQQLAAIRKELGEGGAEGEEDDYRTRVEAADLPENVRTAALREVGKLERASDQSPESGWIRTWLDTVLDIPWNIRTEDSTDVTAAREVLDADHYGLSDVKDRIVEHLAVRARRASRGLEVVGGRGSGAVLALVGPPGVGKTSLGESVARALGRKFVRVSLGGVRDEAEIRGHRRTYVGALPGRLVRAIREAGSMNPVILLDEIDKVGSDYRGDPSAALLEVLDPAQNHTFRDHYLEVELDLSDVVFLATANVRDTIPGPLLDRMELVTLDGYTEQEKVAIARDHLLPRLLDRAGLTADEVTVADDALHLVAGEYTHEAGVRQLERSLARVLRKVTTALATGEPGPVTVTAEALTRYLGRPRFTPESAERTAVPGVATGLAVTGAGGDVLFIEANAAAGEGLVLTGQLGDVMKESAQIALSYLKANGARLGIPVEDPEGKRIHVHVPAGAVPKDGPSAGVTMTTAIASLLSGRPVRAEVGMTGEVSLTGRVLPIGGVKQKLLAAHRAGLTEVLIPKRNEPDLEDVPAEVLSELTVHTMTDVADVLALALQPAYDSVTEPVAA, encoded by the coding sequence ATGGCGAACCTGACACTCCCGGTGCTGCCGCTGACCGACGGCGTGCTGCTGCCGGGCATGGTCGTGCCGGTGGAGCTGGACTCCGAGGCGCAGGCCGCCGTCGACGCTGCCCGCACCGCGGGCTCGGCTGTCGGCGGGATACGTAGTGAGGCCCGGGTCCTGGTGGTCCCGCGGCTGGACGGCAAGTACGCGGCGATCGGCACGGTCGCGATCCTGGACCAGGTCGGCCGGCTGCCGACCGGCGAGCCGGGCGCGCTCCTGCGCGGCACGACCCGGGCCCGCGTCGGCCACGGCGTGACCGGCGCCGGTGCGGCCCTCTGGGTCGAGGCGACCCCGGTCGAGGCCGCCCCGGTCACCGAGAAGGCCCGCGAGCTGGCCACCGAGTACAAGACCGTGGTCGAGGCGATCCTGCAGGCGCGCGGCGCCTGGCAGCTCATCGACTCGGTCCGCAACATCTCCGACCCCGGCCAGCTGGCCGACACCTCCGGCTACGCGCCGTACCTGGACCTGGAGCAGAAGGCCCGGATCCTGGAGACGACCGACGTCGAGGAGCGGCTGACCCTGCTGCTGGAGTGGAGCCGCGCGCACCTGGCCGAGGCCGAGGTGACCGCGAAGATCCGCGACGACGTGCGCGAGTCGATGGACAAGACGCAGCGCGAGTTCCTGCTGCGGCAGCAGCTGGCCGCGATCCGCAAGGAGCTCGGCGAGGGCGGGGCCGAGGGCGAGGAGGACGACTACCGCACCCGGGTGGAGGCCGCCGACCTGCCCGAGAACGTGCGGACCGCGGCGCTGCGCGAGGTCGGCAAGCTGGAGCGGGCCAGCGACCAGTCCCCGGAGTCCGGCTGGATCCGGACCTGGCTGGACACGGTCCTGGACATCCCGTGGAACATCCGGACCGAGGACTCGACCGACGTCACGGCCGCCCGCGAGGTGCTGGACGCCGACCACTACGGCCTGTCCGACGTGAAGGACCGGATCGTGGAGCACCTGGCCGTCCGGGCCCGGCGCGCCTCCCGCGGCCTGGAGGTCGTCGGCGGGCGTGGCTCCGGTGCGGTGCTCGCGCTGGTCGGCCCGCCCGGTGTCGGCAAGACCTCGCTCGGCGAGTCCGTCGCGCGGGCGCTGGGTCGCAAGTTCGTCCGGGTGTCGCTCGGCGGCGTCCGGGACGAGGCCGAGATCCGCGGCCACCGGCGGACGTACGTCGGCGCGCTGCCGGGCCGGCTGGTCCGCGCGATCCGCGAGGCCGGCTCGATGAACCCGGTGATCCTGCTCGACGAGATCGACAAGGTCGGCTCGGACTACCGCGGCGACCCGTCCGCGGCCCTGCTCGAGGTGCTCGACCCGGCGCAGAACCACACGTTCCGCGACCACTACCTCGAGGTCGAGCTCGACCTGTCCGACGTGGTCTTCCTGGCCACGGCGAACGTCCGGGACACCATCCCGGGGCCGCTGCTGGACCGGATGGAGCTGGTCACGCTCGACGGCTACACCGAGCAGGAGAAGGTCGCGATCGCCCGCGACCACCTGCTGCCGCGGCTGCTGGACCGGGCCGGCCTGACAGCCGACGAGGTCACCGTGGCCGACGACGCGCTGCACCTGGTCGCCGGTGAGTACACGCACGAGGCCGGGGTCCGGCAGCTGGAGCGCTCGCTCGCGCGGGTGCTGCGGAAGGTGACGACCGCGCTGGCCACCGGGGAGCCGGGGCCGGTCACGGTCACGGCCGAGGCGCTGACCCGCTACCTGGGCCGGCCGCGGTTCACCCCGGAGTCGGCCGAGCGTACGGCGGTGCCGGGCGTGGCCACCGGGCTCGCGGTCACCGGCGCCGGCGGTGACGTGCTGTTCATCGAGGCGAACGCGGCGGCGGGCGAGGGCCTGGTGCTCACCGGCCAGCTCGGTGACGTCATGAAGGAGTCGGCGCAGATCGCGCTGTCCTACCTCAAGGCGAACGGGGCCCGGCTCGGGATCCCGGTCGAGGACCCGGAGGGCAAGCGGATCCACGTGCACGTGCCGGCCGGAGCCGTCCCCAAGGACGGTCCGTCCGCGGGCGTCACGATGACCACGGCCATCGCGTCGCTGCTGTCCGGGCGGCCGGTGCGGGCGGAGGTCGGCATGACCGGTGAGGTCTCGCTGACCGGTCGGGTGCTGCCGATCGGCGGGGTGAAGCAGAAGCTGCTCGCCGCCCACCGGGCCGGGCTGACCGAGGTGCTGATCCCCAAGCGCAACGAGCCGGACCTGGAGGACGTCCCGGCCGAGGTGCTCTCCGAGCTCACCGTGCACACGATGACCGACGTCGCCGACGTGCTCGCGCTCGCCCTGCAGCCGGCGTACGACTCCGTCACGGAGCCCGTCGCCGCCTGA
- a CDS encoding DUF4232 domain-containing protein, protein MTRFVGRAGRYALPIAAAALLLAACGGKDDGITIGAPSASAPTSIATTAAPTTAPDSTSPRSAPTTPEQSTPSTDRCHTSEVSLAFGPEDAAAGSRMGTVILTNTSKRTCTVFGYGGLQVQDAQGKALSIALTRDATPAPVLLRLAPGAKAYKDFRFGAVPSGTGACPTPASAAITPPDETDNHVVTWPYGPVCDDIQGRAYQHTSVVAS, encoded by the coding sequence GTGACACGCTTCGTGGGCCGAGCGGGCCGGTACGCACTCCCGATCGCCGCCGCTGCGCTCCTGCTGGCCGCATGCGGCGGCAAGGACGACGGCATCACGATCGGGGCGCCCAGCGCCTCGGCACCGACCTCGATCGCCACCACCGCCGCGCCGACGACGGCGCCGGACTCCACCAGCCCCCGCTCGGCGCCGACCACCCCCGAGCAGAGCACGCCGTCCACCGACCGCTGCCACACCTCCGAGGTGAGCCTGGCGTTCGGGCCGGAGGACGCGGCCGCCGGCAGCCGGATGGGGACCGTGATCCTCACCAACACCAGCAAGCGGACCTGCACCGTCTTCGGGTACGGCGGCCTGCAGGTGCAGGACGCCCAGGGCAAGGCCCTGTCGATCGCGCTGACCCGGGACGCCACCCCGGCGCCGGTGCTGCTGCGGCTCGCGCCGGGGGCCAAGGCGTACAAGGACTTCCGGTTCGGCGCGGTGCCGAGCGGGACCGGCGCCTGCCCGACGCCGGCCTCGGCCGCGATCACGCCGCCGGACGAGACCGACAACCACGTCGTGACGTGGCCGTACGGGCCGGTCTGCGACGACATCCAGGGCCGGGCGTACCAGCACACGTCGGTGGTGGCGTCGTGA
- a CDS encoding DUF4037 domain-containing protein, translating to MGTPFVPGAELGRRFYREVVRPLLDEAFPGLPYAAGHLGNGSDVLGYDTAMSRDHEWGPRVTLVLPEADAGRAPAIRALLAERLPPAFLGHPTGFRPNPADPGVAAMAPGGEENRVFTTTLRELVRQQLNWDPAGELAPADWLSFPGQQLLTITAGPVHHDGVGELTALRNRLGWYPRDVWRYLLAAGWARLGQEQHLMGRAGHAGDELGSALIGGRLARDVMTLGFLLERRYAPYPKWFGTAFGQLEAAAELGPLLGELVSAQTWPERQDAYATAAGLLLRRQNELGLAEPVDPRPHLFFSRPFWVVNAEQAADALVAAVTDPAVRHLTGRKLIGGVDQWSDSTDLKAPELRPVVRRFYS from the coding sequence GTGGGCACGCCGTTCGTCCCCGGCGCGGAGCTGGGTCGCCGCTTCTACCGCGAGGTCGTACGCCCGCTGCTGGACGAGGCGTTCCCGGGCCTGCCGTACGCGGCCGGCCACCTCGGCAACGGCTCCGACGTGCTCGGCTACGACACCGCGATGTCCCGGGACCACGAATGGGGCCCGCGGGTGACGCTCGTCCTGCCCGAGGCCGACGCCGGGCGGGCGCCGGCGATCCGGGCGCTGCTGGCCGAGCGGCTGCCGCCGGCCTTCCTCGGCCACCCGACCGGCTTCCGGCCGAACCCGGCCGACCCGGGGGTGGCCGCGATGGCCCCCGGGGGCGAGGAGAACCGGGTCTTCACCACGACGCTGCGGGAGCTCGTCCGCCAGCAGCTCAACTGGGACCCGGCCGGCGAGCTCGCGCCGGCGGACTGGCTGTCGTTCCCGGGCCAGCAGCTGCTGACGATCACGGCCGGGCCGGTGCACCACGACGGCGTCGGTGAGCTGACCGCGCTGCGCAACCGGCTGGGCTGGTACCCGCGCGACGTCTGGCGCTACCTGCTGGCCGCCGGCTGGGCCCGGCTGGGCCAGGAGCAGCACCTGATGGGCCGGGCCGGGCACGCCGGCGACGAGCTGGGCTCGGCGCTGATCGGCGGCCGGCTGGCCCGGGACGTGATGACGCTCGGGTTCCTGCTGGAGCGGCGGTACGCGCCGTACCCGAAGTGGTTCGGCACCGCGTTCGGGCAGCTGGAGGCGGCGGCCGAGCTCGGCCCGCTGCTGGGCGAGCTGGTCTCGGCGCAGACCTGGCCGGAGCGCCAGGACGCGTACGCGACCGCCGCGGGCCTGCTGCTGCGGCGGCAGAACGAGCTCGGCCTGGCCGAGCCCGTCGACCCGCGGCCGCACCTGTTCTTCAGCCGGCCGTTCTGGGTGGTGAACGCCGAGCAGGCGGCCGACGCGCTGGTCGCGGCGGTGACCGACCCCGCCGTACGGCACCTCACCGGGCGCAAGCTGATCGGCGGCGTGGACCAGTGGAGCGACAGCACCGACCTCAAGGCGCCGGAGCTGCGCCCGGTGGTCCGCCGCTTCTACAGCTGA
- a CDS encoding HAD family phosphatase yields the protein MDPAAIVFDLDGVLVDSEQVWDSVRQALVAERGGHWTDEATTAMQGMSTPEWAAYLGTLGARGTPEQLAAAVIERMAGRYREHVPLLPGAVDAVRALAGRWPLAVASSSPPDLIRVVLDAAGVADRFRVTVSSEEVNRGKPAPDVYLAAAQRLGVDPAGCVAVEDSSNGLRAAAAAGMTVVAVPNPHFPPPADALALAAATVRTPAELTPELIAAL from the coding sequence ATGGACCCGGCGGCGATCGTCTTCGACCTCGACGGCGTGCTGGTGGACTCGGAACAGGTCTGGGACTCCGTCCGGCAGGCGCTGGTCGCCGAGCGCGGCGGGCACTGGACCGACGAGGCCACCACCGCGATGCAGGGCATGAGCACCCCGGAGTGGGCGGCGTACCTGGGCACGCTGGGCGCCCGTGGCACCCCGGAGCAGCTGGCCGCCGCGGTGATCGAGCGGATGGCCGGGCGCTACCGCGAGCACGTGCCGCTGCTGCCGGGCGCGGTCGACGCGGTCCGGGCGCTGGCCGGCCGGTGGCCGCTGGCGGTGGCCAGCTCGTCGCCGCCGGACCTGATCCGGGTGGTGCTGGACGCCGCCGGGGTCGCCGACCGGTTCCGGGTCACGGTGTCCAGCGAGGAGGTGAACCGGGGCAAACCGGCGCCGGACGTCTACCTGGCCGCGGCCCAGCGGCTCGGGGTCGACCCGGCCGGCTGCGTCGCGGTCGAGGACTCCAGCAACGGGCTGCGGGCCGCGGCGGCGGCCGGGATGACCGTAGTCGCGGTGCCGAACCCGCACTTCCCGCCGCCGGCCGACGCGCTGGCGCTGGCCGCGGCGACCGTCCGCACCCCGGCCGAGCTCACCCCGGAGCTGATCGCCGCGCTGTAG
- a CDS encoding thioesterase family protein, which translates to MELAKASAVEPLGGGRYGAMLDPAWAIGTKPNGGYLIAVLARAAVAEAAHGAIAGPADRRNDQETVELPHPAAVSAHYLAAPDSGPAEVAVEVLRHGRSATQTRATLFAGGRRCVEALVTCGRLAPAAPPYWSDVPVPDMPAEADCVPAPVADPRFPVPMFGEVEVRSDPATAGFATGQPAMAGEIRGYVRISPARPDPYALLVALDTLPPATFDLGLLGSWVPTMVFTAYLRALPADGPLRVRQRARLVAGGRVDEDCDAWDSTGALVGSATQLAALRLPQS; encoded by the coding sequence GTGGAGCTGGCGAAGGCGAGCGCGGTCGAACCCCTCGGCGGCGGCCGGTACGGCGCGATGCTCGACCCGGCCTGGGCGATCGGCACCAAGCCGAACGGCGGCTACCTCATCGCGGTGCTGGCCCGGGCGGCGGTGGCCGAGGCCGCGCACGGCGCGATCGCGGGGCCTGCCGACCGGCGGAACGACCAAGAAACTGTCGAGCTGCCGCACCCGGCCGCGGTGAGCGCGCACTACCTGGCCGCGCCGGACTCCGGGCCGGCCGAGGTCGCGGTCGAGGTGCTGCGGCACGGGCGGAGCGCGACCCAGACCCGGGCGACGTTGTTCGCCGGCGGCAGGCGCTGCGTGGAGGCGCTCGTCACCTGCGGCAGGCTGGCGCCCGCGGCCCCGCCGTACTGGTCGGACGTGCCGGTGCCGGACATGCCCGCCGAGGCCGACTGCGTGCCGGCGCCGGTGGCGGACCCGCGGTTCCCGGTGCCGATGTTCGGCGAGGTGGAGGTGCGGTCCGACCCGGCCACGGCCGGGTTCGCGACCGGGCAGCCGGCGATGGCCGGCGAGATCCGCGGCTACGTCCGGATCTCCCCCGCCCGGCCCGATCCGTACGCGCTGCTGGTGGCGCTGGACACGCTGCCGCCGGCGACCTTCGACCTGGGCCTGCTGGGGTCGTGGGTGCCGACGATGGTGTTCACGGCGTACCTGCGCGCGCTGCCGGCGGACGGGCCGCTGCGGGTCCGGCAGCGGGCCCGGCTGGTCGCGGGCGGGCGGGTCGACGAGGACTGCGACGCCTGGGACTCGACCGGGGCGCTGGTCGGCTCGGCCACCCAGCTCGCAGCGCTGCGACTACCCCAATCCTGA
- a CDS encoding CARDB domain-containing protein yields MSRLRPNRMHLLLGLVVVLLATVPVLIPLVWTKSTAATGPDALRTAASAGEPMPTHDGAAGSDPTKAAAALPRAGTLASAAPTASPSATPSTPAPTTTAPTDAVSPPAPDPSPTATVDATTPTPDPTAAPRLAAAGPDLVVVSIGWSPQPPGAGQPVVFSAVVQNIGTDPTPTVTNGIAFSVDGTKVAWSANDSNPLGPGEQRTYTADGGNAWTATSGTHTVQAWADDLDRIPETDNDNNTATATVTVA; encoded by the coding sequence GTGAGCCGGCTCCGCCCGAACCGTATGCACCTGCTGCTCGGCCTGGTGGTCGTGCTGCTGGCGACGGTCCCGGTGCTGATCCCGCTGGTCTGGACGAAATCGACCGCGGCGACCGGTCCGGACGCGCTGCGGACGGCGGCCTCGGCCGGGGAGCCGATGCCGACCCACGACGGGGCCGCGGGATCGGACCCGACCAAGGCGGCCGCGGCGCTGCCGCGGGCCGGGACGCTGGCCTCGGCGGCACCGACCGCGTCCCCCAGCGCGACGCCGAGCACGCCGGCCCCGACGACGACCGCCCCGACCGACGCGGTTTCGCCGCCCGCACCGGACCCGAGCCCGACGGCGACCGTGGACGCGACGACGCCGACGCCGGACCCGACGGCCGCGCCCCGGCTGGCGGCGGCCGGTCCGGACCTGGTCGTCGTGTCGATCGGCTGGTCGCCGCAGCCGCCGGGCGCCGGGCAGCCGGTCGTGTTCTCCGCGGTGGTCCAGAACATCGGCACCGACCCCACGCCGACCGTGACGAACGGGATCGCGTTCTCCGTCGACGGCACGAAGGTGGCCTGGTCGGCGAACGACAGCAACCCGCTCGGGCCGGGCGAGCAGCGGACGTACACGGCCGACGGCGGGAACGCCTGGACCGCGACCAGCGGCACGCACACCGTGCAGGCCTGGGCCGACGACCTGGACCGCATCCCCGAGACCGACAACGACAACAACACCGCCACGGCAACCGTGACAGTGGCCTAG
- a CDS encoding sigma-70 family RNA polymerase sigma factor — protein sequence MNAEDRLTETVRVEGRRLLATLVRTLGSLQLAEDAVQDAVLAALASWPRTGVPDDPRAWLTVTARRKAYDVLRREAVRPAKEGAASRELVAEEVVPMEPESAVRDDLLRLVFTCCHPALAREAQVALALRTLAGLDVAAIARAFLVPEATMAKRLVRARQKIATAHIPYRLPSDAELPERLPSVLAVVHLIATEGYAPSSGDGVVRVDLEVEAIRLARLVAELMPGEPEVLALLALLLLSAGRRPARVDAAGDPVLLAEQDRSRWDAAAIREGAGLLAEAVRRSGGVAGPYQLQAHLAACHSTAPSWADTDWYRIVDLYDLVLTLGPNPAVALNRAVAVGHRDGPAAELDALAAIGRPARGHLWHAARADALTRLGRSADARAELESAVTLAPTAPDRRLLTRRLAALD from the coding sequence GTGAACGCCGAGGACCGGCTGACCGAGACGGTCCGGGTCGAGGGTCGCCGCCTGCTGGCGACCCTCGTCCGGACCCTGGGCAGCCTGCAGCTCGCCGAGGACGCGGTCCAGGACGCGGTGCTCGCCGCGCTCGCGTCCTGGCCCCGGACCGGCGTGCCGGACGACCCGCGGGCCTGGCTGACCGTGACCGCCCGGCGCAAGGCGTACGACGTGCTGCGCCGGGAAGCGGTCCGGCCGGCCAAGGAGGGCGCCGCCAGCCGGGAGCTGGTCGCCGAGGAGGTGGTCCCGATGGAGCCGGAGAGCGCCGTCCGGGACGACCTGCTGCGGCTGGTCTTCACCTGCTGCCACCCCGCGCTGGCCCGGGAGGCGCAGGTCGCGCTGGCGCTGCGGACGCTGGCCGGGCTGGACGTGGCCGCCATCGCGCGGGCGTTCCTGGTGCCGGAGGCGACGATGGCCAAGCGGCTGGTCCGGGCCCGGCAGAAGATCGCCACCGCGCACATCCCGTACCGGCTGCCGTCCGACGCCGAGCTGCCCGAGCGGCTGCCCTCGGTGCTGGCCGTCGTCCACCTCATCGCCACCGAGGGGTACGCGCCCAGCAGCGGCGACGGCGTCGTCCGGGTCGACCTGGAGGTGGAGGCGATCCGGCTGGCCCGGCTGGTCGCCGAGCTGATGCCGGGCGAGCCCGAGGTGCTCGCGCTGCTGGCGCTGCTGCTGCTGTCCGCCGGGCGGCGGCCGGCCCGGGTCGACGCCGCCGGCGACCCGGTGCTGCTGGCCGAGCAGGACCGGTCCCGCTGGGACGCGGCCGCGATCCGGGAGGGGGCCGGGCTGCTGGCCGAGGCGGTCCGGCGCTCGGGCGGCGTGGCCGGGCCGTACCAGCTGCAGGCCCACCTGGCCGCCTGCCACTCCACCGCCCCGAGCTGGGCCGACACCGACTGGTACCGCATCGTCGACCTGTACGACCTGGTTCTCACGCTCGGCCCCAACCCGGCCGTCGCGCTCAACCGGGCCGTCGCCGTCGGGCACCGCGACGGGCCGGCGGCCGAGCTGGACGCGCTCGCCGCGATCGGCCGCCCGGCCCGTGGCCACCTGTGGCACGCCGCCCGGGCCGACGCGCTGACCCGGCTCGGCCGGTCGGCCGACGCGCGGGCCGAGCTGGAGTCGGCCGTGACGCTCGCCCCGACCGCCCCCGACCGCCGCCTTCTCACCCGCCGCCTCGCGGCGCTCGACTGA
- a CDS encoding YciI family protein: MALYAALLYYPADHYWTTPEEIVHAPEYDQFGKEAAEAGVLRGGQPLHAATMATTITVAGGAGGDVVTTDGPYAETAEVLGGVYFLEAADLDEALRWAAKIPAAWHGKVELRPVVDLDQPGA; the protein is encoded by the coding sequence ATGGCTCTCTACGCGGCGCTGCTCTACTACCCGGCCGACCACTACTGGACCACGCCGGAGGAGATCGTCCACGCCCCCGAGTACGACCAGTTCGGCAAGGAGGCCGCCGAGGCCGGCGTCCTGCGCGGCGGCCAGCCCCTGCACGCGGCCACCATGGCCACCACGATCACGGTCGCCGGCGGGGCCGGCGGCGACGTCGTCACCACCGACGGGCCGTACGCGGAGACCGCCGAGGTGCTCGGCGGCGTCTACTTCCTCGAGGCCGCCGACCTCGACGAGGCGCTGCGCTGGGCCGCCAAGATCCCGGCCGCCTGGCACGGCAAGGTCGAGCTGCGTCCCGTCGTGGACCTGGACCAGCCCGGCGCGTGA
- a CDS encoding CoA transferase: MLDLTRVIAGPVATRTLALWGADVLRVDPPGLPEIEWQHLDGGAGKRSCLLDVRSARFAELLSQADVLVHGYRPGALPVDDMIAANPALVVASLSAWGSVGPWAGRRGFDSIVQAASGIAMVESKDGARPGALPAQALDHSAGYLLAGAVATALGQGGGWSVATSLARVAHELLTADRSVQPDSGEFEATTVTHGALTYARPALHADDFRHPPRPWGQDPPEFP; encoded by the coding sequence GTGTTGGACCTCACTCGGGTGATCGCGGGGCCGGTGGCGACCCGGACGCTGGCCTTGTGGGGGGCCGACGTGTTGCGGGTGGATCCGCCGGGGCTGCCGGAGATCGAGTGGCAGCACCTGGACGGTGGGGCGGGGAAGCGGAGCTGTCTGCTCGACGTGCGGTCCGCGCGGTTCGCGGAGCTTCTGTCGCAGGCCGACGTGCTGGTGCATGGATACCGGCCGGGGGCGTTGCCGGTGGACGACATGATCGCGGCCAATCCGGCGCTGGTCGTCGCGTCCCTGTCGGCGTGGGGTTCCGTGGGGCCGTGGGCGGGGCGGCGCGGGTTCGACTCGATCGTGCAGGCGGCGAGTGGGATCGCGATGGTGGAGTCGAAGGACGGGGCCCGGCCCGGTGCCCTGCCGGCCCAGGCGCTGGACCACAGTGCCGGGTACCTCCTGGCCGGAGCCGTCGCGACGGCGCTCGGGCAGGGTGGCGGGTGGTCGGTGGCGACCTCGCTGGCCCGGGTCGCGCACGAGTTGCTGACGGCGGACCGGTCGGTGCAGCCGGACAGCGGGGAGTTCGAGGCGACGACGGTGACGCACGGGGCGCTGACGTACGCGCGGCCGGCGTTGCACGCGGACGACTTCCGGCATCCGCCCCGGCCGTGGGGGCAGGACCCGCCAGAATTTCCCTGA